The window GCTCGACGGGCTCACCTCGGAGGTGCTGGTCATCGACGTCATCATCAAGCCGGACACGACGCCGTTCCTCGATGCCGCGCGGGCCACCGGCTGTCGCACCTTCAATGGCCGCCTGATGCTGGACGGCCAGGCGGAGGAGTTGGCTGCCTTCTTCGGCGCCGGAGAACGGAGATGACGGACACCCATCTTGCGGTCGGAGAGACGGCAACTTTTTCAAAGACCATTTCCGAGGCCGACGTGGTGCTGTTCTCGGGTCTCACCGGCGACTTCGATCCGATTCATGTCAATGAACAATACGCCAAAACCACGCCGTTCGGGCGCCGCATTGCCCATGGCGGACTGGTGATGGGACTGCTGTCGACCACCGCCTCCATGATGTCGCGACGCTCGGTGGAGCGTGGCTCGACCGCGACATCGGTTTCACTGGGCTATGACAAGATCCGTTTCATCCGCCCGGTGTTCATCAACGACACCCTCACCGCCCGCTACACCATCGAAGAGATCAATGCCGCGGCCGGGCGCAGCCGCTCCAAAGTGGAAGTCATCAATCAGGCCAATGAGCTGTGCCTGGTCGGCACGCATGTCATGAAATGGATTCCGGCCAAAGCCTGACATCGCCTGCGCTCGCCTCCGTATCAACGATTTGAAAGTTTCTCTCCATGCAGCTCTCGGACACCCACCAGGAGATCCGCCAGACCACCCGCCGCTTCGCCGAAGACGTCATCCGGCCGCAAGCCGAAGCGCTGGACCGCGACGAGACCTTTCCCGGCGAGATCTACAAACAAATGGGCAAGCTCGGGCTGTTCGGCATCACCACGCCGGCGGAGCTGGGCGGAGCCGGTCTCGACGTCGTCGCCTATGCCCTGGTGATGGAGGAATTGTCGCGGGGCTACTCATCGGTGGCCGATCAATGCGGGCTTTACGAGCTGATCGGCACGCTGCTGTCGGTGCATGGTACGCCCGAGCAGCAGACCAAATGGCTGAAGCGCCTGCTCAGCGCCGAACTGCGGCCGGCCTATTGCATCACCGAGGCCGATGCCGGCACGGATGTCTCCGGGATCAAGACCACGGCCGAGCGGACGCCGTCCGGGTGGCGGCTGAACGGCTCGAAACTTTGGATCCACAACGCGCCGGTCGCCGACGTCGGATTCGTGCTGGCGCGCACCGACAAGGCCGCCGGCAAGCGCGGCATGAGCATCTTCATTGTCCCGTTCGATCGCCCCGGGGTGTCGCGCGGGCTGAAAGAGCACAAGATGGGACAGCGCGCCTCTCAAGTCGGCGCGCTGCACTTCGAGAATGTGGAGTTGCCGGCCGACGCGCTGCTGGGCGCGGAAGGGCGTGGCTTCCAGATCATGATGGGCGCACTCGACAAGGGGCGGGTCGGGATCGCGGCACTTGCGGTCGGCATCGCCCAGGCCGGCCTCGAGGCCGCGCTGGACTATGCCGGCACCCGCAAGCAGTTCGGCCAGCGCATCGCCGATTTCCAGGGCCTGCAATGGATGCTGGCCGACATGGCCAAGGACATCACCGCGGCACGGCTGCTGGTTCATCAGGCCGCAAGCGCGCTCGATACCGGACGATCGGCCACCATCTACTGCTCGATGGCGAAATGTTTTGCCGGCGACATGGCGGTGGCGCAGACCGCCAACGCGGTGCAGATTTTCGGCGGCAGCGGCTACATCAGGGGATTCGAGGTGGAGCGGCTTTATCGCGACGCCAAGATCACCCAGATCTATGAAGGCACCAACCAGATCCAGCGCTCGATCATCGCCCGTGAGCTTTTGGCCAACGGCGTGCCGGCCTGATTAACGGTCGAGTCGGAACACCATCTGGGTCGGCCGCACGAAACGCAGCGCCACCAGCAGCAGCGCCATCACCATCACCATGTAGATCACGGCCATGGCATCGATCGAATAGACCGGGCGCACGCCGCCGGCGAACATGTTGTAGAACAGCGCCACCACCAGGGTCTGGGAGCCGCCGCCGCCCAGCAGGAACGCCAGCTCGAAGTTCGAGATGGTATTGACCAGGATCAGGATGCCGGCGGTGAGAATGCCCGGGATCATCAGCGGAAACAGGATGCGCCGGAAAATTTGCGCCCGGCTGGCGCCCAGAACCTGGGCGCTGCCCTCAAGATTGACGCTGATCTGCTCAAAGAACGGCATCAGGATAAAGACCGCGAGCGGCACCATCGGCACCATCACTGCCAGAATGACCCCGAGCACTGATCCGCCGACGCCGTAACGATACAGCGTGGTCGCCAGCGGAATGCCGTAGGTCATCTGCGGGATCACCATCGGCAGGAAGTACAAAAGCAGCAGCAGCGACTTGAAGCGGAAATTCCGCCGCGCCAGGATGTAGGCTGCCGGAAACGCGATCAGCAGGGACAGCACCACCACCGCGACCGCTACGAACAGCGTGACGCTCAGCACCTGCCCAAGGTCAAAATTCTTCCAGGCATAGCTGAACCAGTCGGTGGTGAAGGCCGGCGGCAGCGGGTTGCCGAACCAACGCTTGGCAAAGGCGCTCACCACAACGTGAGAAACGATGCCAATCATGTTCAGGATGAAGCCCAGGATAAAGAGATACAGCGCCAGGTTCCACAATCGTCCACGCATCGTATGTCCCCGCTCTGCCGCTACCGTTTCCCAACACCCATCGTCGCCGCCGGCGACAGCCTGCGCCGAAACAAGATGATGACGACCAGCGCCGCCAACTGGCAGAGCCCCATCACCACTGCAATCGCCGAGGCATAGGACATGTCGTATTGCTCGAATGCCTGCTGATAGGCAGCGATCGAAATCGTGCGTGTCGAGCCGGATGGCTGGCCCAGCATCATGGCCGACGGAAACACCGCGAAACTCATCACGAACACCAGCGCGAACGCGATCGCCAGCCCCGGTGCGATCAACGGCAACATCACGCGCCGAAACACCACCCACGGCGTGGCCCCCAGCATCCGGGCCGAACGCTCGAGGCTGGGATCGATGCCGGAGATGTAGCCCAGCAGCATCAGGAAGCAGAACGGAAATTGCTGCATGAACAGCGCCAGCGTCACGCCGATATAATTATGGGTCAGGATGAAGGGATCGCTGACCAGACCGAGCGCGATGACAATTTGGTTGAACCAGCCCTGCGAGCCGTAAAAACCGAGAATACCTTCCGACAGCAGGATCACGCCGAGCGAAATCGGCAGGATCAGAATCGTGGTGACGGTGCGCTCCATGAAGAAGCCGCGACGCATGCCGTAGGCCAGCACGAGCGACAGCACCAGAACAATGATGGTGCATGGCACCGCCAGGCTGAAGGTAATCCAGATGGTGCCGTACTGATAGGGATCGCTAAAGAACGTCAGATAGTTGGCGAGGCTGAACCCCGCCATC is drawn from Bradyrhizobium prioriisuperbiae and contains these coding sequences:
- a CDS encoding MaoC family dehydratase, which encodes MTDTHLAVGETATFSKTISEADVVLFSGLTGDFDPIHVNEQYAKTTPFGRRIAHGGLVMGLLSTTASMMSRRSVERGSTATSVSLGYDKIRFIRPVFINDTLTARYTIEEINAAAGRSRSKVEVINQANELCLVGTHVMKWIPAKA
- a CDS encoding acyl-CoA dehydrogenase family protein, whose translation is MQLSDTHQEIRQTTRRFAEDVIRPQAEALDRDETFPGEIYKQMGKLGLFGITTPAELGGAGLDVVAYALVMEELSRGYSSVADQCGLYELIGTLLSVHGTPEQQTKWLKRLLSAELRPAYCITEADAGTDVSGIKTTAERTPSGWRLNGSKLWIHNAPVADVGFVLARTDKAAGKRGMSIFIVPFDRPGVSRGLKEHKMGQRASQVGALHFENVELPADALLGAEGRGFQIMMGALDKGRVGIAALAVGIAQAGLEAALDYAGTRKQFGQRIADFQGLQWMLADMAKDITAARLLVHQAASALDTGRSATIYCSMAKCFAGDMAVAQTANAVQIFGGSGYIRGFEVERLYRDAKITQIYEGTNQIQRSIIARELLANGVPA
- a CDS encoding ABC transporter permease: MRGRLWNLALYLFILGFILNMIGIVSHVVVSAFAKRWFGNPLPPAFTTDWFSYAWKNFDLGQVLSVTLFVAVAVVVLSLLIAFPAAYILARRNFRFKSLLLLLYFLPMVIPQMTYGIPLATTLYRYGVGGSVLGVILAVMVPMVPLAVFILMPFFEQISVNLEGSAQVLGASRAQIFRRILFPLMIPGILTAGILILVNTISNFELAFLLGGGGSQTLVVALFYNMFAGGVRPVYSIDAMAVIYMVMVMALLLVALRFVRPTQMVFRLDR
- a CDS encoding sugar ABC transporter permease, which codes for MRATTPRERSEFDVFAMLCILPSLLYVLCMFVYPFLYGLYLSLRPQKMAGFSLANYLTFFSDPYQYGTIWITFSLAVPCTIIVLVLSLVLAYGMRRGFFMERTVTTILILPISLGVILLSEGILGFYGSQGWFNQIVIALGLVSDPFILTHNYIGVTLALFMQQFPFCFLMLLGYISGIDPSLERSARMLGATPWVVFRRVMLPLIAPGLAIAFALVFVMSFAVFPSAMMLGQPSGSTRTISIAAYQQAFEQYDMSYASAIAVVMGLCQLAALVVIILFRRRLSPAATMGVGKR